The following is a genomic window from Bacteroidota bacterium.
GAGCGTGATCTCGACAAACTCATGCCGAGAACAATGAAACGCCCTCTTCCGCAGGGAAGGATGTCGGTGCGCGAAGGAATAATTCTCGCTTCTGTTATGGGAATTTCCGGAATAATCCTGCTTACACTTTACACGAATTATCTCGGTGGAATTCTCGGCGCACTTGCCTTGTTGCTTTATACTTGCGTTTACACGCCTTCAAAACGATTTACTCCATTCGCCACTTTCATCGGCGCATTTCCCGGAGCAATTCCTCCAATGCTGGGATGGGTGGCTGCTGTGCATGGATTCGGATTCATAGGAAGTTCTGCACTTCTTCTTTTTGCAACGCAGTTCATGTGGCAGTTCCCGCACTTCTGGGCCATCGCATGGGTTTCGCACGAAGATTATCTCAAAGCAGGATTTCATCTTCTTCCTTCGAAAGGAGGACGCGATAAGTCAAGTGCATTCCAGATCGTAGTTTATACACTTTGCCTGATACCGATCAGTTTGTTTCCTGTACTCTTTCACATGTCGGGAACCATTTCGGTGATCATAGCGATCATCTGCGGAACATTATTTTTTCTGCAGGCATTGCGGCTTTACAGAACGTGCGAAGTGCGCGATGCACAACGGCTCATGTTCGGATCATTTATTTATTTACCGGTCATTCAGCTTGCTTACCTGTTCGGATAAAATGATGACAACAGTTGCAGAAGAAAATGAATTTCGTTTGCGCAGGGAAAAAGCCCAGCGCAATCTCATGTGGTTTGGTGTAGGAAGTATTGTAATGGTATTTGCCGGGCTCACGAGCGCGTATGTTGTGCGCAGGGGTGGTGGCGATTGGTTCAGTGTTGTTCTGCCGCAGATATTCTGGGCAAGTTCTGCTGTTATTTTGATGAGCAGTGTTACTATGAATTCAGCGATGATGAGTTTCCGAAAGGACAAACTCACTACAGGAACAATATTTCTCGGAACTACATTTTTACTCGGACTTCTTTTCGCGTGGTTGCAATTCAGGGGATGGAGCGATCTTACACGGAATGGAATTTACCTCGTGCATCCCAAGGGGCAGAACTCTCTTGTTTCCGGCTCATTTATTTATCTTCTTTCCGGTCTTCATCTTGCGCACCTGGTGGGAGGATTGATCGCGCTCGCATTCACATTTGTCAAATCACTCATGGGTCGTTATGGATCGGCAAACATGCACGGACTCCGGGTTGCTGCTATTTACTGGCATTTCCTCGATGTATTGTGGATGTATTTGTTCATTTTTCTGACGATTTTTAAGTAAACTTGCAACGCATAAAAGGATCAAAACCTTAAACGGAAAACAATAATTTTTATGGAAGTAGCACACGAAGAAACTAAAAATTCAGGATGGGGCGGAGCAACCTCACCACTTGGAATCAGCTACGGAAAAATGTTCATGTGGTTCTTTCTCATTTCCGATGCCCTCACATTCTCCGGTTTTCTTTGTTCATACGGATTTTTCCGTCACCGTTTCGCTGGTGAATGGCCAATTCCCGGTCACGTATTCCACCACTTTCCTTTTCTCGAAGGCCATCATCTTCCGTTGATGTATGTGGGTCTTATGACTTTTATTCTCATTATGAGTTCGGTGACTATGGTTCTTGCAGTTGAAGCCGGGCATCGTAACGATAAAAAGAAAGTACTCGTCTGGATGTTTCTCACCATTAT
Proteins encoded in this region:
- the cyoE gene encoding protoheme IX farnesyltransferase, whose translation is MGKISDYAQFVKLRLTVLVVFSAVIGYFIGIRELRFNAEWMQLTALIVGGFLVTGSSNGFNQVIERDLDKLMPRTMKRPLPQGRMSVREGIILASVMGISGIILLTLYTNYLGGILGALALLLYTCVYTPSKRFTPFATFIGAFPGAIPPMLGWVAAVHGFGFIGSSALLLFATQFMWQFPHFWAIAWVSHEDYLKAGFHLLPSKGGRDKSSAFQIVVYTLCLIPISLFPVLFHMSGTISVIIAIICGTLFFLQALRLYRTCEVRDAQRLMFGSFIYLPVIQLAYLFG
- a CDS encoding cytochrome c oxidase subunit 3, translated to MHNGSCSDHLFIYRSFSLLTCSDKMMTTVAEENEFRLRREKAQRNLMWFGVGSIVMVFAGLTSAYVVRRGGGDWFSVVLPQIFWASSAVILMSSVTMNSAMMSFRKDKLTTGTIFLGTTFLLGLLFAWLQFRGWSDLTRNGIYLVHPKGQNSLVSGSFIYLLSGLHLAHLVGGLIALAFTFVKSLMGRYGSANMHGLRVAAIYWHFLDVLWMYLFIFLTIFK